One region of Cucurbita pepo subsp. pepo cultivar mu-cu-16 chromosome LG03, ASM280686v2, whole genome shotgun sequence genomic DNA includes:
- the LOC111789667 gene encoding BTB/POZ and MATH domain-containing protein 2-like isoform X2: protein MGTIKPFRESSKASLNSSHPPPVTSSTARFETVNVSHDFKINGYSLNKGMGIGKYITSDTFVVGGYEWAIYFYPDGKSMEDNAAYVSIFIALVSDGADVRALFELTLFDQSGKGNHKVHSHFERRLESGPYTLKYRGSMWGYKRYFKRTVLESSDYLKDDCLSFKCVVGVVKSQTEGPKIYSITAPPSDIGQQFGKLLESRKCADVNFEVDGEIFAAHKLVIAARSPVFRAQLFGPLKDKDTRCIKVEDIEAPVFKALLHFMYWDNLPDMLELVGANSRWASTLMAQHLLAAADRYALDRLKLLCEAKLCEDIAINTVATTLALAEQHHCFQLKAACLRFIAMPENLKVTLQP, encoded by the exons ATGGGCACAATTAAACCGTTTAGGGAATCCTCTAAAGCCTCTTTGAATTCTTCTCATCCTCCGCCGGTGACTTCCTCTACCGCTCGATTCGAGACCGTTAATGTTTCGCATGATTTCAAGATCAATGGGTATTCCCTCAACAAAGGTATGGGAATTGGGAAATACATTACATCGGATACGTTTGTCGTCGGTGGGTACGAGTGGGCTATCTATTTCTATCCCGATGGTAAGAGTATGGAGGACAACGCGGCTTACGTCTCTATTTTCATAGCGCTTGTCAGCGATGGCGCCGATGTTAGGGCTCTTTTTGAATTGACGCTTTTCGATCAAAGTGGAAAGGGGAATCATAAGGTTCATAGCCATTTTGAAAGGAGGCTGGAGAGCGGTCCGTACACCCTCAAGTATCGTGGAAGCATGTG GGGTTATAAACGTTATTTCAAAAGAACGGTTCTGGAGTCGTCAGATTACCTTAAAGATGATTGCCTCTCATTTAAATGTGTTGTTGGGGTTGTTAAATCACAAACGGAGGGGCCTAAAATCTATTCTATAACAGCACCTCCCTCTGACATCGGTCAGCAATTTGGGAAGCTTTTGGAAAGTCGTAAGTGTGCGGATGTTAATTTTGAAGTAGATGGTGAAATATTTGCAGCACACAAATTGGTCATTGCAGCACGTTCACCTGTATTCAGGGCACaactttttggcccattgAAGGATAAGGATACTCGATGCATTAAGGTTGAGGACATTGAGGCTCCTGTATTTAAg GCATTACTTCATTTCATGTACTGGGACAATTTACCGGACATGCTTGAGCTTGTTGGTGCTAACTCTAGGTGGGCATCAACTTTGATGGCTCAACATCTTCTTGCAGCTGCAGATCGTTATGCATTAGACAGGCTTAAATTGCTTTGTGAGGCTAAACTCTGTGAAGACATCGCCATAAACACTGTGGCGACTACTTTAGCTTTAGCAGAGCAGCACCATTGTTTCCAATTAAAAGCTGCATGCCTCAGATTTATAGCCATGcctgaaaatttaaaag TAACTTTGCAGCCGTGA
- the LOC111789667 gene encoding BTB/POZ and MATH domain-containing protein 2-like isoform X1, whose translation MGTIKPFRESSKASLNSSHPPPVTSSTARFETVNVSHDFKINGYSLNKGMGIGKYITSDTFVVGGYEWAIYFYPDGKSMEDNAAYVSIFIALVSDGADVRALFELTLFDQSGKGNHKVHSHFERRLESGPYTLKYRGSMWGYKRYFKRTVLESSDYLKDDCLSFKCVVGVVKSQTEGPKIYSITAPPSDIGQQFGKLLESRKCADVNFEVDGEIFAAHKLVIAARSPVFRAQLFGPLKDKDTRCIKVEDIEAPVFKALLHFMYWDNLPDMLELVGANSRWASTLMAQHLLAAADRYALDRLKLLCEAKLCEDIAINTVATTLALAEQHHCFQLKAACLRFIAMPENLKAVMQSDGFDYLKESCPAVLTELLQYVARVTEHNVLASGFGNMTFLDGSDLNGRRVKQRLY comes from the exons ATGGGCACAATTAAACCGTTTAGGGAATCCTCTAAAGCCTCTTTGAATTCTTCTCATCCTCCGCCGGTGACTTCCTCTACCGCTCGATTCGAGACCGTTAATGTTTCGCATGATTTCAAGATCAATGGGTATTCCCTCAACAAAGGTATGGGAATTGGGAAATACATTACATCGGATACGTTTGTCGTCGGTGGGTACGAGTGGGCTATCTATTTCTATCCCGATGGTAAGAGTATGGAGGACAACGCGGCTTACGTCTCTATTTTCATAGCGCTTGTCAGCGATGGCGCCGATGTTAGGGCTCTTTTTGAATTGACGCTTTTCGATCAAAGTGGAAAGGGGAATCATAAGGTTCATAGCCATTTTGAAAGGAGGCTGGAGAGCGGTCCGTACACCCTCAAGTATCGTGGAAGCATGTG GGGTTATAAACGTTATTTCAAAAGAACGGTTCTGGAGTCGTCAGATTACCTTAAAGATGATTGCCTCTCATTTAAATGTGTTGTTGGGGTTGTTAAATCACAAACGGAGGGGCCTAAAATCTATTCTATAACAGCACCTCCCTCTGACATCGGTCAGCAATTTGGGAAGCTTTTGGAAAGTCGTAAGTGTGCGGATGTTAATTTTGAAGTAGATGGTGAAATATTTGCAGCACACAAATTGGTCATTGCAGCACGTTCACCTGTATTCAGGGCACaactttttggcccattgAAGGATAAGGATACTCGATGCATTAAGGTTGAGGACATTGAGGCTCCTGTATTTAAg GCATTACTTCATTTCATGTACTGGGACAATTTACCGGACATGCTTGAGCTTGTTGGTGCTAACTCTAGGTGGGCATCAACTTTGATGGCTCAACATCTTCTTGCAGCTGCAGATCGTTATGCATTAGACAGGCTTAAATTGCTTTGTGAGGCTAAACTCTGTGAAGACATCGCCATAAACACTGTGGCGACTACTTTAGCTTTAGCAGAGCAGCACCATTGTTTCCAATTAAAAGCTGCATGCCTCAGATTTATAGCCATGcctgaaaatttaaaag CCGTGATGCAATCGGACGGATTCGATTATCTCAAGGAAAGCTGCCCAGCTGTTCTTACTGAGCTACTGCAATATGTGGCAAGAGTGACCGAGCACAACGTCCTCGCTTCTGGATTCGGGAATATGACCTTTTTAGATGGCAGCGATCTGAATGGAAGACGTGTGAAGCAAAGGTTATATTGA